A genomic region of Magnolia sinica isolate HGM2019 chromosome 6, MsV1, whole genome shotgun sequence contains the following coding sequences:
- the LOC131248883 gene encoding uncharacterized protein LOC131248883, protein MSSPLYSTACILNPACLFTSVDPPEALTMHMVGFMNVLERIIPNREEQDKISTLLNFYTKTEGIFSRDIVIRHRTMKLPTDWWAAYGVDPNRKDPALKKLAMRILGLTCSASGCEHNWSTFVSVSLDCLVIVNFNFLV, encoded by the exons atgtcatctccattgtattcaACTGCTTGCATCCTTAACCCAGCTTGTTTATTCACTTCTGTTGATCCACCAGAAGCActtactatgcatatggttggatttatgaaTGTCTTGGAAAGAATTATTCCAAATAGAGAagaacaggacaagatctcaactttgctgAACTTCTATACAAAAACTGaggggatattctcaagggatatcgtaataaggcatcgaacaatgaaattaccca ctgactggtgggctgcctatggagtggacccgaacaggaaggatccagctctaaagaagctggctatgaggattcttggactcacgtgcTCTGCCAGTGGTTGCGAGCACAATTGGAGCACATTCGTGTCGgtaagtttagactgtttagtaattgtaaacttcaattttttagtgtaa
- the LOC131248882 gene encoding uncharacterized protein LOC131248882, protein MNGSDAKNDTDGDSSMALCSKLEKLVDSIRFYESKLANLRDGNVDAKSLSEDGDPIEDAKQEMSDEVIGAKLKVLYAQKKAICVHLAAAQSRERRSSDEVKALKHKLRKAILREAEMVMTTLSDCSGDLYGVCSEPISGFRFGNPSKDSLFHAVVIDEAAQVYFFILSYMLICWLFIYLFLTLNQILVL, encoded by the coding sequence ATGAATGGAAGTGATGCAAAAAATGATACAGACGGTGATTCTTCCATGGCACTCTGTTCTAAATTAGAAAAATTAGTTGATAGCATTCGGTTCTATGAGTCTAAACTTGCTAACTTAAGAGATGGCAATGTGGATGCAAAAAGCCTTTCAGAAGATGGGGACCCTATAGAGGATGCCAAGCAGGAAATGTCAGATGAAGTAATTGGGGCGAAGCTCAAAGTTCTGTATGCACAAAAGAAAGCTATTTGTGTGCATCTAGCGGCTGCTCAGTCTCGAGAAAGGAGATCTTCCGACGAAGTCAAAGCACTTAAGCACAAATTACGCAAAGCAATCTTAAGGGAAGCCGAAATGGTGATGACTACTCTCAGTGACTGTAGTGGTGATCTTTATGGAGTTTGCTCAGAACCCATTTCTGGTTTCAGATTTGGAAACCCATCTAAAGATTCTCTGTTTCATGCTGTTGTTATTGATGAAGCAGCTCAAGTATATTTCTTCATTCTATCCTACATGTTGATCTGttggttgtttatttatttatttttaacactGAACCAgattttggttttatga